One genomic region from Chloroherpetonaceae bacterium encodes:
- a CDS encoding Gfo/Idh/MocA family oxidoreductase: MKTAVIGLGYWGPNLVRNFLGVSDLSGVIGCDKDPKRLENIKRKFPEVEITPNFEDVLRREDVGIVAIATPVSTHFSLAKAALEAGKHCWVEKPFTATVAEAETLINLAEKKNLKLMVDHTFIYTGAVRKMKELIDKGVLGDFYYFDSVRINLGLFQHDVNVVWDLAPHDLSIMDYLIDKRPVSVSAIGSCHISNGLENIAYITVNFDNDVIAHFHVNWLAPVKIRTVLIGGTKSMIVFDDMENSEKVKVYDKGVEVKTKEGVYETLVQYRTGDMYAPKLDQTEALTIATQHFVDCIKQNRTPITDGIAGLNVVRILEASERSIKQQGKIIPLHYD; the protein is encoded by the coding sequence ATGAAGACAGCCGTTATCGGTCTGGGCTACTGGGGGCCCAATCTTGTGCGAAATTTTTTAGGCGTGAGCGACCTCAGTGGGGTCATTGGCTGCGACAAAGACCCAAAGCGCTTAGAAAATATCAAGCGTAAGTTTCCAGAAGTGGAAATTACCCCTAACTTTGAAGACGTGTTGCGACGCGAAGATGTCGGTATCGTTGCAATTGCCACGCCAGTGTCCACTCACTTTTCGCTGGCCAAAGCGGCACTCGAAGCAGGCAAACACTGCTGGGTTGAAAAACCCTTTACAGCGACAGTGGCGGAAGCCGAAACGCTCATCAATCTGGCGGAGAAGAAGAACCTGAAACTGATGGTTGATCACACCTTCATTTACACGGGCGCCGTGCGCAAAATGAAGGAACTCATTGACAAAGGGGTGCTGGGCGATTTTTACTACTTTGACTCTGTGCGCATCAATTTGGGACTGTTCCAGCACGATGTGAATGTGGTCTGGGACCTTGCGCCACACGACCTCTCCATAATGGACTACCTGATTGACAAGCGCCCTGTATCCGTGTCTGCAATCGGCAGTTGCCACATCAGTAACGGATTGGAAAATATTGCTTACATTACCGTGAACTTTGACAACGACGTCATTGCGCACTTCCATGTAAATTGGCTAGCGCCTGTCAAGATTCGCACTGTGCTGATTGGTGGCACAAAGTCAATGATTGTCTTCGACGATATGGAAAACAGCGAAAAGGTGAAAGTCTATGACAAAGGCGTAGAGGTCAAGACCAAAGAAGGCGTCTATGAAACGCTGGTGCAATACCGCACAGGCGATATGTATGCGCCTAAGCTGGACCAAACTGAAGCGCTCACCATCGCAACGCAGCACTTTGTCGACTGCATCAAGCAGAATCGGACGCCAATTACAGATGGAATTGCTGGATTGAACGTGGTGCGTATCTTGGAAGCATCAGAACGCTCTATCAAACAGCAAGGAAAGATTATTCCACTGCACTACGACTAA
- the nth gene encoding endonuclease III, whose amino-acid sequence MTKREKFQRVLAILSKKYPSPRTELIYQTPFQLLIATILAAQCTDKRVNMVTKPLFEAYPDAAAMSRLSLEELKDHIKSINFFNNKAKHIYALVRVLLEKYGGKVPETLEELTALPGVGRKTAHVVMSNCFGKPVLAVDTHVFRVSNRLGLAKADNVLETERQLMKYLQPEEVSDFHHALILHGRYTCKAQSPQCQTCELTALCTYYKQLRRRKPLPTQPRQKRSMQSTRSASSLKV is encoded by the coding sequence ATGACGAAGCGAGAAAAATTTCAGCGCGTCCTTGCCATTCTCAGTAAAAAATACCCTTCGCCGCGCACCGAACTTATCTACCAAACTCCCTTCCAGCTACTTATTGCCACAATTTTGGCTGCGCAATGCACCGATAAGCGCGTTAATATGGTGACGAAACCCCTCTTCGAAGCCTACCCTGATGCCGCCGCGATGAGTCGCCTTTCGCTCGAGGAACTCAAAGACCACATCAAATCCATCAACTTTTTCAATAACAAAGCTAAACACATCTACGCACTGGTTCGTGTGCTACTGGAAAAGTATGGTGGGAAAGTGCCCGAGACGCTAGAAGAGCTCACTGCATTGCCGGGCGTAGGGCGCAAAACTGCTCATGTGGTCATGAGCAACTGTTTTGGGAAACCTGTCTTAGCCGTAGATACCCATGTTTTTCGCGTCTCTAATCGGCTTGGTCTTGCCAAAGCCGATAATGTGCTTGAGACTGAGCGGCAACTGATGAAATACCTCCAACCTGAAGAAGTCAGTGACTTTCATCACGCACTTATTTTACACGGGCGATACACTTGCAAAGCACAGTCGCCCCAGTGTCAGACATGTGAGCTGACGGCACTTTGCACTTACTACAAGCAACTGAGACGCCGTAAGCCCCTTCCTACCCAGCCACGCCAGAAACGGTCTATGCAGTCTACTCGCTCAGCCTCCAGCCTTAAAGTTTAG
- a CDS encoding zinc-dependent metalloprotease, giving the protein MRSHFVICLVLVLCGASTSVAQLRNDSLPSSMPSRPKIRPYAEVIKGATTLRGIFDVHRIEDKVYYEIPQKELGKEFLIVAQVSKTQASYGYGGTELANRVVKWERKGNMVLLRNVYYGLRSTDGNVKQAVANSNIDAILMSFDILAFGKDSSVVMDVTPMFVSDMPEFSPRQQPVNFAPNYDAISLDPKRTFIESIKAFPTNIETRAVLTYRANPVTPNRAGSLPTPQPSRPRADNALGSITVEVHFSMVRLPEVPMKPREYDSRIGFFTQDFVDYNNSNSGIERKRYISRFRLEKKDTTAELSEPVKPIIFYIAPEVPAKWRPYIKRGVEAWQKAFEKAGFKNAILAKDAPDDNPNWDPEDARYCSIRWLPSEIQNAYGPSIRDPRSGEIIDADIKFFHNVQALVQKWYFLQAGAVDERANQMPLPDDLSGELIEYVAAHEVGHCLGFPHNFKASSSYTVKQLRDAQFTAKYGTEASIMDYGRFNYVAQPEDKPRPRLIPTIGPYDEFAVEWGYKPFYGLTPEQEKEKLNEIAMRQIANPMLRFGRQGDPYDPTAQSEDIGSDPLEATALGLKNLARVSKKMLTAFTRPNEDYTRLKDIAEEFFTQRSFEVGHVASLIGGMVETNYFYGQGEKNFEPVPREKQKAAMKFLQENVFQLPKDLLPREVIDRIGAVGYADLILGHQARVLAQLMNTARTKAMVDYEIAGNATYTLTEMVSDLSDGIFSELSTGRVSAMRRNLQREFVKQLIEKTQPTRLPTPGATPRVSNPELKAVAVGTLEKLLKRIQAVQGADEATRAHLTDLRITIKAALDGKE; this is encoded by the coding sequence ATGCGCTCTCACTTTGTTATCTGTCTTGTGCTGGTGCTATGTGGAGCAAGCACGTCGGTTGCACAGCTGCGAAACGATTCGCTTCCCAGCTCAATGCCCAGTCGTCCGAAGATTCGTCCGTATGCTGAGGTAATAAAAGGTGCCACAACGCTTAGGGGCATCTTTGATGTGCATCGCATTGAGGATAAGGTCTATTATGAGATTCCACAAAAGGAGCTGGGCAAGGAGTTCTTGATTGTAGCCCAAGTGTCCAAGACACAAGCCAGTTACGGCTATGGTGGCACGGAGCTGGCGAATCGCGTGGTAAAGTGGGAGCGCAAAGGCAATATGGTTCTTTTACGCAATGTCTACTATGGGCTGCGCTCGACAGACGGAAATGTGAAGCAAGCCGTTGCAAACTCTAACATCGATGCAATTTTGATGAGTTTCGACATCCTTGCCTTTGGAAAGGACTCCTCCGTAGTGATGGATGTAACGCCGATGTTTGTATCCGATATGCCTGAGTTTTCGCCACGCCAGCAGCCTGTAAATTTTGCACCAAATTATGATGCGATTTCGCTCGACCCAAAGCGCACCTTCATTGAGAGCATAAAAGCATTTCCAACCAACATTGAGACGCGTGCTGTGCTAACCTATCGCGCCAACCCTGTCACGCCAAACCGTGCTGGGTCGCTTCCTACACCGCAGCCATCGCGTCCGCGAGCGGATAATGCGTTAGGGTCAATTACCGTCGAGGTGCATTTCAGTATGGTGCGTTTACCCGAGGTGCCAATGAAACCACGCGAGTATGACTCCCGAATTGGGTTCTTTACGCAAGATTTTGTCGACTACAACAATTCCAATTCTGGTATTGAGCGCAAGCGCTACATCTCACGCTTTCGCTTGGAAAAAAAGGATACAACGGCAGAACTGAGCGAGCCAGTCAAACCGATTATCTTCTACATTGCGCCTGAGGTGCCAGCCAAGTGGCGTCCTTACATCAAGCGTGGAGTAGAAGCATGGCAAAAAGCCTTTGAAAAGGCGGGGTTCAAGAATGCAATTCTTGCCAAAGATGCACCAGACGATAACCCAAACTGGGATCCAGAAGACGCACGATACTGCTCTATTCGCTGGCTTCCCTCTGAAATTCAGAACGCATATGGACCATCTATCCGAGACCCCAGAAGTGGAGAGATCATTGATGCAGACATCAAGTTTTTCCACAATGTCCAGGCACTGGTGCAAAAATGGTATTTCCTGCAAGCTGGTGCGGTAGATGAACGTGCCAATCAAATGCCCTTGCCAGATGACCTATCCGGCGAGTTGATTGAATATGTAGCGGCCCATGAAGTTGGGCACTGCTTAGGATTTCCACATAACTTTAAGGCTTCCTCAAGCTACACAGTCAAGCAACTGCGCGATGCGCAGTTTACTGCAAAATATGGCACTGAAGCCTCCATAATGGACTATGGGCGCTTCAACTACGTTGCACAGCCAGAAGACAAACCACGGCCACGTCTCATTCCAACTATTGGGCCCTACGATGAGTTCGCCGTAGAGTGGGGATATAAGCCTTTCTATGGACTGACGCCAGAACAAGAAAAAGAAAAACTCAATGAGATTGCAATGCGTCAGATTGCAAATCCAATGCTGCGCTTTGGCAGGCAAGGCGACCCTTACGACCCCACAGCCCAAAGTGAGGATATCGGCTCCGACCCACTTGAAGCCACCGCCTTAGGACTCAAAAACCTTGCGCGCGTCTCTAAGAAAATGCTCACGGCTTTCACGCGCCCCAACGAAGATTACACCCGGCTCAAGGACATTGCAGAAGAATTCTTTACACAGCGCTCGTTTGAGGTCGGGCATGTAGCAAGTTTGATTGGGGGAATGGTTGAGACTAATTACTTCTATGGACAAGGGGAAAAGAACTTTGAACCAGTGCCGAGAGAGAAGCAAAAAGCCGCAATGAAATTTTTGCAAGAGAATGTATTCCAGCTGCCAAAAGACCTACTGCCACGAGAAGTAATTGACCGCATCGGGGCGGTGGGATATGCTGACTTGATTCTGGGGCACCAAGCGCGCGTGCTGGCGCAATTGATGAACACAGCTCGAACCAAAGCTATGGTCGACTATGAAATCGCAGGTAATGCAACCTACACGCTAACCGAGATGGTCAGCGACCTAAGCGATGGAATTTTCAGTGAGCTTAGCACAGGCCGAGTCTCAGCAATGCGACGCAATCTCCAGCGCGAATTCGTAAAGCAACTCATTGAAAAGACGCAACCAACGCGCCTGCCAACTCCAGGCGCAACACCCAGAGTATCCAATCCAGAGCTAAAAGCAGTGGCAGTAGGGACACTGGAAAAATTACTAAAACGCATCCAAGCGGTGCAGGGGGCAGACGAAGCGACACGTGCTCACCTGACGGATTTGCGTATCACGATTAAAGCAGCCTTAGACGGAAAAGAGTAA
- a CDS encoding sugar transferase yields MLRQIPAYKFIIAACDYLVVMLAFFAAVVLRYGGVWSEMKEIPDLWTQVEFVAAYGIVWIAILHHFNLYKINVFLTIVEQGVAIFKSVGYGIIGLIVAAFFFKGNALVDSRLIIGYFAVFSLAGLALYRIAIFRPLYMFLAKSQIIRRKVLIVGAGKSGRMMAANLMLDTTHGFEVVGFADDTLPKGERVFESAYVLGTSKDIPRLVEEHKVDEVLVVMDNITYERLIEILDIARSTRAVTKVSSELYDIIPNKVFVEQYLGVPVIAMTKNQDNTAFLIYKRIFDIVASLIGLIVLAVPFLIIALLIKLTSKGPVFFKQIRIGKDGKPFEFYKFRSMYVNNDDSIHREFTKKLIAEAKNGAVDISKTVVSESGELTQVKKIVNDPRVTPIGRFLRKTSLDELPQLFNVLKGDMSLVGPRPCMPYEWEEYEAWHKRRLSVTPGCTGLWQVSGRSAVGFNDMVILDLYYIENMSPLMDLKLILKTLPVMLLAKGGY; encoded by the coding sequence ATGCTCCGGCAAATCCCAGCCTACAAATTTATCATTGCAGCCTGCGATTACCTCGTGGTGATGCTGGCGTTCTTTGCTGCTGTAGTGCTACGCTACGGCGGGGTATGGAGTGAGATGAAGGAAATCCCTGACCTCTGGACACAGGTTGAGTTTGTCGCGGCGTATGGCATAGTATGGATTGCAATCTTGCACCACTTCAACCTCTACAAAATCAATGTGTTTCTAACCATTGTGGAGCAAGGTGTGGCTATCTTTAAGTCTGTTGGATATGGCATCATTGGGTTGATTGTAGCGGCGTTTTTCTTTAAGGGTAATGCACTGGTTGATAGCCGTCTTATCATTGGCTACTTTGCAGTGTTTTCCTTGGCAGGGCTGGCGCTGTATCGCATTGCAATCTTTCGTCCACTGTATATGTTCCTTGCCAAAAGTCAAATCATTCGCCGCAAGGTGTTAATCGTGGGCGCGGGCAAAAGTGGCAGAATGATGGCAGCAAACCTGATGCTGGACACCACACACGGGTTCGAGGTAGTTGGCTTTGCAGATGACACCTTGCCAAAGGGCGAACGTGTGTTTGAGTCAGCATATGTTTTGGGCACAAGCAAGGATATACCCAGACTGGTGGAAGAACACAAAGTCGATGAAGTGTTGGTAGTTATGGATAACATTACTTACGAGCGTCTGATTGAAATTTTAGACATAGCCCGCTCGACCAGAGCCGTCACCAAAGTCTCATCGGAGCTGTATGACATTATTCCAAACAAGGTATTTGTAGAGCAATACTTGGGCGTACCTGTGATTGCAATGACGAAAAACCAAGACAACACGGCTTTCCTGATTTACAAGCGCATTTTTGATATTGTCGCCTCGCTCATCGGATTGATTGTTCTGGCAGTGCCATTTCTGATTATTGCGCTGCTGATTAAACTGACCTCCAAAGGACCAGTGTTTTTCAAACAAATTCGCATTGGCAAAGACGGCAAGCCATTTGAGTTCTATAAATTCCGCTCAATGTATGTCAATAACGATGATAGCATTCACCGTGAGTTTACAAAGAAGCTAATTGCCGAGGCTAAAAACGGTGCAGTAGATATTTCAAAAACAGTGGTAAGCGAAAGTGGAGAGCTGACGCAAGTGAAGAAAATCGTCAATGACCCTAGGGTTACGCCAATTGGGCGCTTTCTGCGCAAGACCAGCTTAGACGAACTGCCGCAGCTCTTTAATGTGCTCAAAGGCGATATGAGCCTTGTAGGGCCAAGGCCCTGTATGCCCTACGAATGGGAAGAATACGAGGCGTGGCACAAGCGTCGGCTTTCAGTAACGCCAGGCTGCACCGGCTTATGGCAAGTCTCTGGACGCAGCGCTGTCGGTTTCAACGATATGGTCATTTTAGACCTGTATTACATTGAAAACATGTCGCCACTGATGGATTTAAAGCTCATTCTCAAAACGCTGCCCGTGATGCTGCTCGCAAAAGGTGGATACTGA
- a CDS encoding tetratricopeptide repeat protein has product MTRSSPVLRRPNLLRKNTYHLFQICFAVLVGLFLLLSPLAVAAWSISYPPATQTLPTDSLTVATLCDLAEEYRTHNADSAHHFIQQAAAIAEKLGSKSLLLRIFKVKGDLARDQGSHADAISLYNHALSLAKEIRDTAKLAILYNNLALVYSRLSEYPTALDYHFQSLRIKEQRKDTLGIANSLSNIGLIYKKQGEYTEALRMYDSARRIFQALGHLRGLSAVFNNIGAIYRLQEQYDSALFYYTRSLEFERQSAKYPDIATNLVNIADVYLQTNHLSDARRSAEEAIMLYQKANDRSGLVTALRTLGVILSREGRSKDAVKMLQRSIEIAQSISEPEEACDSYHELAAIYARNQDYEKALDAYKTYHALYDTLLNLEKSKALNRLKTLYETEKKEQEILRLQQENKLQELELSREMLLRNSFLIVSVLAVVLLGVAYRAYHITQKSEQALREKNIALAEALQTAEEQRRIAEVQRQVAEQQRRIAEEQRQIAEEQRRIAEEASRIKTELLSIAAHDLKNPLQSISGFAELSLEQLPSLATVVQDQNAKLRTIETFLEKIYASSQRMTELISSLLETAALEAGKISLNLQHHDVSALMQAVVDESEVRAQQKSQRLYAELAPNCYAAIDPSRMREVFENLVSNAIKYSPEGKSIWVSVKCQPLTTLPPAVMQSFTTHTNGVSDSAPSQQSVILIAVKDEGQGLTEDDMRRVFGKFQRLSARPTGGESSTGLGLSIVKSLVELHGGKVWVESAGKDKGATFFVALPASGM; this is encoded by the coding sequence ATGACACGTTCCTCACCCGTCCTACGGCGCCCTAACTTATTGCGGAAAAACACTTACCATCTTTTCCAAATATGCTTTGCTGTGCTGGTTGGTCTTTTTTTGCTTCTGTCACCCCTTGCTGTTGCAGCGTGGTCAATCAGCTACCCACCCGCCACGCAGACTTTGCCCACCGACAGCCTGACCGTCGCTACACTATGTGACCTTGCGGAGGAATACCGCACTCACAATGCCGATAGCGCCCACCACTTCATTCAGCAAGCTGCCGCCATAGCCGAGAAACTTGGCTCAAAGTCTCTTCTACTTCGGATTTTCAAAGTGAAAGGCGACCTTGCTCGAGATCAAGGTTCACACGCCGACGCTATTTCGCTCTATAACCACGCACTCAGTCTTGCAAAGGAAATTCGCGACACTGCCAAGCTTGCTATTCTCTACAACAACCTTGCCCTTGTCTATTCACGACTCAGTGAGTATCCCACAGCACTTGACTACCACTTCCAGTCACTCAGAATCAAAGAACAGCGCAAGGATACATTAGGTATTGCTAATTCGCTCTCCAACATTGGCTTGATTTACAAAAAGCAGGGCGAATATACTGAGGCACTCCGCATGTATGACAGTGCGCGCCGCATTTTTCAAGCGCTCGGTCATTTGCGCGGTCTTTCCGCCGTATTCAATAACATTGGCGCAATCTATCGCTTGCAAGAGCAATATGACTCGGCTCTCTTTTACTACACCCGCTCGCTGGAGTTCGAGCGTCAAAGTGCCAAGTATCCGGATATAGCCACAAACTTAGTGAATATAGCCGATGTCTATCTTCAGACAAACCACCTTTCAGACGCAAGGCGCTCTGCTGAAGAAGCGATTATGCTCTACCAGAAAGCCAATGACCGCAGTGGGCTAGTCACAGCACTCCGCACCTTGGGCGTGATTTTGAGCCGTGAGGGTCGCTCCAAAGATGCTGTGAAGATGCTCCAGCGCAGCATTGAAATTGCCCAGTCCATTTCAGAGCCAGAGGAAGCCTGCGACTCTTACCATGAACTTGCTGCAATCTATGCTCGCAATCAAGACTATGAAAAAGCCCTTGATGCCTATAAAACATACCATGCCTTGTATGATACACTACTCAATTTGGAGAAATCCAAAGCGCTCAATCGGCTAAAAACGCTCTATGAGACCGAGAAAAAAGAGCAGGAAATCCTGCGCTTGCAGCAAGAAAATAAGCTGCAAGAGTTAGAACTTTCACGCGAGATGCTACTTAGGAATTCATTTCTTATCGTCTCTGTCTTAGCGGTCGTGCTATTAGGCGTTGCTTACCGAGCTTATCATATCACACAGAAATCAGAGCAAGCTTTGCGTGAAAAGAACATTGCGCTAGCTGAGGCGCTGCAAACTGCTGAAGAGCAGCGCCGAATCGCCGAAGTGCAGCGCCAGGTCGCAGAGCAGCAACGCCGAATTGCCGAAGAACAGCGCCAGATTGCTGAAGAGCAGCGCCGAATCGCCGAAGAAGCCAGTCGTATCAAAACAGAGCTTCTTTCTATTGCCGCACACGACCTCAAGAACCCTCTGCAATCCATCTCAGGCTTTGCGGAACTGTCACTTGAACAACTTCCATCTTTGGCGACAGTCGTGCAAGACCAAAATGCCAAACTCCGCACCATTGAGACTTTTCTTGAGAAAATCTATGCATCTTCGCAGCGCATGACAGAGCTTATTAGCAGTCTCTTGGAAACTGCTGCCTTAGAGGCAGGCAAAATTTCGCTCAACCTCCAGCACCACGATGTCAGCGCCCTGATGCAAGCGGTCGTAGATGAGTCTGAGGTGCGGGCCCAGCAAAAATCGCAGCGGCTTTATGCAGAGCTTGCGCCTAATTGCTATGCGGCGATTGACCCCAGTCGAATGCGAGAAGTCTTTGAGAATCTGGTTTCAAATGCGATCAAGTATAGTCCTGAGGGCAAATCGATTTGGGTGAGTGTAAAGTGTCAACCCCTGACCACACTCCCCCCTGCGGTGATGCAAAGTTTTACCACACATACAAATGGGGTCAGCGATTCAGCACCGAGTCAGCAGTCTGTCATCCTTATTGCGGTTAAGGACGAAGGGCAAGGGCTGACAGAGGACGATATGCGAAGGGTCTTTGGGAAATTTCAGCGTCTTTCGGCTCGCCCAACAGGTGGAGAAAGCTCAACGGGTTTAGGCCTATCAATTGTCAAATCACTTGTTGAGCTTCATGGTGGCAAGGTTTGGGTTGAGTCAGCTGGCAAGGACAAAGGCGCAACCTTTTTCGTTGCCCTGCCTGCCTCTGGAATGTAG
- a CDS encoding DUF354 domain-containing protein, with translation MQSARAIWIDVDNSPHVPLFVPIVRRCEALGRRVVLTARNYAQTVELLQNAGLEGKFVVIGEHAGKSKVKKLLGLVERAVALRAYIRALRKSGVQVSVALSHGSRSMVLAARQLGIPTITMYDYEYTETFIFNTFSNYVMVPSRIPDATLDKIGLKPHKRIRYEGYKEELYLSYYEPDTAFWQKVEAENGVTIDLKKVIVTLRPPASAANYHNAQSEAILEALLRRLLTNAEVWTIVLPRTEAQRTELEALVHRLQLSTSQMLIPKRAVNGLDLAYHSDLLISGGGTMNREAALLGVPVYSIFAGKQGALDADMERRGMIRFIRSEEEVQNIPLRKKDPSTTPYRPSNRVEEAILQQLSRW, from the coding sequence GTGCAATCCGCCCGAGCAATTTGGATAGACGTAGATAACTCACCGCACGTGCCGCTCTTTGTGCCGATTGTAAGACGCTGCGAAGCACTGGGGCGGAGAGTGGTACTGACTGCGCGAAACTACGCCCAAACGGTAGAGCTGCTGCAAAATGCGGGCTTGGAAGGTAAGTTTGTGGTGATTGGTGAACATGCAGGGAAAAGTAAAGTCAAGAAGCTCTTGGGCTTAGTAGAGCGAGCGGTTGCACTGCGCGCCTACATTCGTGCCCTAAGAAAATCTGGTGTGCAGGTGTCGGTAGCACTCAGTCACGGGTCTCGCTCAATGGTCTTGGCAGCACGGCAGCTTGGGATTCCCACTATCACGATGTATGACTATGAATACACAGAAACCTTTATTTTCAACACCTTTTCAAACTATGTGATGGTGCCAAGCCGTATCCCAGATGCCACACTGGATAAAATTGGTCTAAAGCCACACAAGCGCATCCGATACGAAGGCTACAAAGAGGAGCTGTATCTGAGCTACTATGAACCCGATACTGCGTTTTGGCAAAAGGTGGAAGCGGAAAATGGAGTAACCATTGACTTAAAGAAGGTGATTGTGACGCTGCGCCCACCTGCGAGTGCGGCGAACTATCACAACGCGCAGAGCGAAGCCATCTTAGAAGCTCTGCTAAGGCGGCTATTGACGAATGCAGAGGTCTGGACGATTGTCTTGCCACGCACGGAGGCGCAAAGGACTGAACTTGAAGCGCTGGTGCACCGCTTGCAGCTTAGCACCTCACAAATGCTCATTCCAAAGCGAGCGGTCAATGGATTGGATTTAGCCTATCACTCTGACCTACTCATTTCAGGGGGGGGCACGATGAATCGGGAGGCTGCACTGTTGGGTGTGCCCGTCTACAGCATCTTCGCTGGCAAACAAGGCGCCTTAGATGCGGATATGGAACGGCGTGGAATGATTCGCTTTATTCGCTCCGAAGAAGAAGTTCAAAACATACCACTGAGGAAGAAAGACCCGTCTACAACACCCTATCGCCCATCAAACAGAGTCGAGGAAGCGATTCTACAACAACTAAGCCGATGGTGA
- a CDS encoding EAL domain-containing protein, whose translation MKMQENYAVLSCQDCLNGAGLSFQFSMAFQPILDVVAGTVFAYEALVRSKEGESAADILALVDSHNRYRFDQTIRVKAIELAARLQLSAHLSINFLPNAVYHPETCIRTTLEAAKLYSFPIERIIFEVTEGEKIEDRAHLAAIIKEYKRQGFKTAIDDFGAGYSGLNLLAEFQPDFIKLDVALVRNIHQDRIRQAILHGILTVCKEVGIEIIAEGIESVDERNFLAASGIRYMQGFLFARPELERLPKPLL comes from the coding sequence ATGAAGATGCAGGAAAACTATGCTGTGCTGTCTTGCCAAGATTGCCTGAATGGGGCAGGACTATCATTTCAGTTCTCAATGGCATTCCAGCCAATTCTTGATGTAGTGGCAGGCACGGTGTTCGCGTATGAAGCACTGGTGCGAAGCAAAGAAGGGGAAAGTGCAGCAGACATTTTGGCTCTAGTTGATAGCCATAATCGCTACCGCTTCGACCAAACAATTCGCGTCAAAGCAATTGAATTGGCAGCTCGACTGCAGCTTTCTGCACACCTTAGCATTAACTTTTTGCCAAATGCAGTCTATCACCCAGAGACATGCATTCGCACAACACTGGAAGCTGCCAAGCTCTACAGCTTCCCAATTGAGCGCATCATTTTTGAGGTAACCGAGGGCGAAAAAATTGAAGACAGAGCCCATTTAGCAGCAATTATCAAGGAATACAAGCGACAAGGTTTCAAGACAGCAATTGATGATTTCGGTGCAGGCTACTCAGGCTTAAACTTGCTGGCAGAGTTTCAGCCCGATTTCATCAAGCTCGATGTGGCACTGGTACGCAATATTCATCAAGATCGAATCCGACAAGCAATTCTTCATGGAATTCTAACGGTCTGCAAAGAAGTGGGTATTGAGATTATCGCAGAAGGCATTGAGTCGGTAGATGAACGCAATTTTCTTGCGGCGTCTGGCATTCGCTATATGCAAGGCTTTCTCTTTGCAAGACCTGAACTGGAACGCTTGCCAAAGCCCTTGCTTTAA